The following are encoded together in the Myxocyprinus asiaticus isolate MX2 ecotype Aquarium Trade chromosome 7, UBuf_Myxa_2, whole genome shotgun sequence genome:
- the LOC127443895 gene encoding dual specificity testis-specific protein kinase 2-like — translation MNQGDNQEPCEHHSHGLYGPHRIRPSSYRALRSAVSSLARIDDFFCEKIGSGFFSEVFKVQHRITGQVMALKMNTMASNKANMLREVQLMNRLCHPNILRFLGVCVQEGQLHALTEYINGGNLEQLLDSEIYLSWTVRIGLSLDIARGLQYLHSKGIFHRDLTSKNCLVRCENAAFTAVVGDFGLAEKIPDYSDCAEKQPLAVVGSPYWMAPEMLRGELYNEKVDVFSYGIILCEIIGRIEADPDILPRTEDFGLDVEAFEHMVGDCPSSFLCLAVNCCNMCADSRPAFSEIVVTLERIKSERERSEAPVILEPVAIDDSPFRRRSLACRPGDHRLSRSQSDVLPPATSPCFGTPVRVNPFSLRQDLNGGRIKLFDTPSKSVISLTFTLPPPPDPCASPPLSGSPGLRGPPRRCRSLPCTPELGHQLLFRDNEEQNEEEKERNKELGDGMKEKEVEGWQDEVEDSGLVLDLEMVSLERVEEEEEDEVEKCLTEPMDCNSSPDTAEVTTPGKQPISSSYSSPSSLQPNGWATPVSNGPPLLPPLPHLDNNNGLLRPGHPIAWARLNGYRSPAPVPVQPTSEQDDVITCPACCLAGFSFPSLCLRGAPPSSRGPPRRPYRNLNRGEASVATAKRLLCRRAKGLAPPTATCEPGLPLPEAQT, via the exons ATGAATCAAGGAGATAATCAAGAACCATGCGAGCACCATTCACATGGGCTTTATGGGCCTCACCGGATCCGTCCGTCATCGTACCGGGCTCTGCGAAGTGCTGTTTCCAGCCTGGCACGAATTGACGATTTCTTCTGTGAAAAAATAGGTTCCGGCTTCTTCTCTGAAGTGTTCAAG GTGCAGCACAGAATCACTGGGCAGGTGATGGCTCTGAAGATGAACACAATGGCCAGTAACAAGGCCAACATGTTGAGAGAGGTGCAACTCATGAACCGCCTCTGCCACCCCAACATCCTCAG GTTTTTGGGGGTATGTGTTCAAGAAGGACAGCTTCATGCTCTTACTGAG TACATTAATGGGGGAAACCTGGAGCAGCTGCTGGACAGTGAAATATATCTTTCATGGACTGTGAGGATAGGTCTGTCTCTGGACATTGCAAGAGGGCTGCAGTATCTACACAGCAAGGGCATTTTCCATCGAGATCTCACGTCCAag AATTGTCTGGTGCGTTGTGAAAATGCTGCTTTTACAGCTGTGGTTGGGGACTTTGGACTGGCAGAAAAAATCCCTGATTACAG tgattgtgctgaaaagcaaccTTTGGCTGTTGTGGGCTCCCCCTACTGGATGGCCCCGGAAATGTTAAGAGGAGAGCTTTACAATGAGAAG GTGGATGTCTTCTCATATGGTATAATCCTTTGTGAGATTATTGGTCGAATTGAGGCTGACCCAGATATCCTGCCACGGACAGAG gaTTTTGGTCTGGATGTTGAGGCCTTTGAGCACATGGTGGGAGACTGTCCATCTTCATTTCTTTGCCTGGCTGTCAACTGCTGCAAT ATGTGTGCAGACAGCCGTCCTGCATTCTCAGAGATCGTAGTGACCCTTGAGAGAATCAAGAGCGAGAGGGAGAGGAGTGAAGCGCCAGTTATATTAG AACCTGTTGCCATTGACGACAGCCCATTTAGGAGGAGAAGTTTGGCGTGCCGTCCAGGTGACCATCGTCTGTCGCGTAGTCAGTCGGATGTATTGCCACCCGCCACATCACCGTGTTTTGGCACGCCTGTTCGTGTCAACCCTTTCTCTCTTCGCCAAGACCTCAATGGTGGTCGCATCAAGCTGTTTGACACCCCTAGCAAATCTGTAATCTCTCTCACTTTTACCCTTCCACCACCGCCAGACCCCTGTGCCTCCCCACCCCTCAGTGGAAGCCCAGGACTCCGTGGACCTCCTCGAAGGTGTCGGTCCCTGCCTTGCACCCCCGAGCTGGGCCACCAACTACTCTTCCGGGACAACGAGGAGCAGAATGAGGAAGAGAAGGAGAGGAATAAAGAACTAGGAGATggaatgaaagagaaagaggtGGAGGGATGGCAAGATGAAGTTGAGGACTCAGGCCTAGTGCTGGACTTAGAGATGGTGTCTTTAGAACGggttgaggaagaggaggaggatgaggtGGAGAAGTGCCTCACAGAGCCCATGGACTGTAATAGCTCCCCCGACACGGCAGAGGTTACCACACCAGGGAAGCAACCTATCAGCAGTTCTTATTCCTCTCCCTCCTCCTTGCAGCCCAATGGCTGGGCTACGCCTGTCTCTAATGGACCGCCATTATTACCTCCTCTTCCCCATTTGGACAATAACAATGGACTGCTGAGGCCTGGGCATCCTATTGCATGGGCTAGACTAAACGGTTACCGCAGCCCTGCCCCAGTGCCAGTACAACCTACTTCTGAACAAGACGATGTCATTACCTGTCCTGCTTGCTGCCTGGCTGGGTTTAGCTTCCCTTCTCTGTGCCTGCGTGGAGCCCCTCCCTCTAGTCGTGGACCCCCTCGACGACCATACAGGAACCTCAACAGAGGGGAGGCATCTGTAGCCACAGCAAAGAGACTGCTCTGTCGCAGAGCTAAGGGTCTGGCTCCACCCACAGCAACCTGTGAGCCAGGGTTACCCCTTCCAGAGGCCCAAACCTAA